The genomic region CCACCCAGCCCATCACGGCGAACCACAGCAGCACCGCGACCGTGGTGAGCGCGCCCACGTCCTGGCCGGCGAGGAAGCCGGAGAGGTAGCCGAGCACGAAGGTCGCCGCGATCCCGATGAGGATCGGGGTGGCGAGGTGGATCCAGTGCCGCTTCCACTCCCCGCGGTAGCGCTCGGTGGGGAAGAGGTAGCGGGCCACCAGTGAGCTGGGCTCGTCCTCCAGCGGCAGCACCCGCCGGGGCGTGTTTCCCGCGGCGTCGGCGCGCAGACCGGCCAACTCGTCCTCGGAGATCGCCGGCGGCTGGTAGCCGGCCTCCGGGTCGCGGATCCAGGACCGCCCGGAGCGGCCCTCGCCGGCGTAGCCGGGCCCGTCGCCGTAGCCGACGTCGTCCGAAAGGGAGGGACCGTCGGAGAGACCCGGGCCGGAGCCGTAGCCGGGACCCTCCTCCGGGGGAACCCGGGGGATGGGCTCGGTGTCACGTTCCCGGCGTTCCCGATCGGGGTCGTCGGGGTCGAACGGTGGACCGGCGGGGCTGCCCATGGGCGGTCAGGCGACGAGGCTGGTGAAGAAGTCGCCGAAGCCCTGGGCGATGTCCATGATCCCGCCGCCGAGCGACTTGAACACGTCCGCGGCGGAGTTCGGCCGGTAGGCGACGAAGAAGATCAAGA from Micromonospora sp. WMMD812 harbors:
- a CDS encoding PH domain-containing protein, encoding MGSPAGPPFDPDDPDRERRERDTEPIPRVPPEEGPGYGSGPGLSDGPSLSDDVGYGDGPGYAGEGRSGRSWIRDPEAGYQPPAISEDELAGLRADAAGNTPRRVLPLEDEPSSLVARYLFPTERYRGEWKRHWIHLATPILIGIAATFVLGYLSGFLAGQDVGALTTVAVLLWFAVMGWVAWKVADWWYDRFILTNKRVMVVNGIITRRVAMMPLVRVTDMKYEQTPSGRALNYGTFVLESAGQEQALREIKNLPNPNELYLRVVEEMYEPQAVEARLGKEQDEAKADDGA